Proteins encoded by one window of Carassius carassius chromosome 30, fCarCar2.1, whole genome shotgun sequence:
- the LOC132110515 gene encoding glia maturation factor beta, with amino-acid sequence MSESLVVCEVDEDLVKKLRDFRFRKETNNAAIIMKIDKDKQLVILEEEHEDISPEDLKNELPERQPRFVVYSYKYQHDDGRVSYPLCFIFSSPVGCKPEQQMMYAGSKNKLVQTVELTKVFEIRNTEDLTEEWLREKLGFFR; translated from the exons ATG aGTGAGTCTTTAGTTGTGTGTGAGGTGGATGAAGACCTGGTGAAAAAGTTGCGGGATTTCCGCTTCAGGAAGGAGACTAATAATGCCGCCATCATCA TGAAGATTGATAAAGACAAACAGCTGGTGATTCTGGAGGAGGAGCATGAG GATATTTCTCCTGAAGACCTGAAGAACGAGCTACCAGAAAGACAGCCTAGAT TTGTAGTCTACAGCTATAAGTACCAGCACGATGATGGGAGGGTGTCCTACCCTCTGTGTTTTATCTTCTCCAGCCCCGTTG GATGCAAACCTGAGCAGCAGATGATGTATGCTGGCAGCAAAAACAAACTGGTGCAGACGGTTGAACTGACCAAG GTGTTTGAGATCAGGAACACCGAAGACCTGACAGAGGAGTGGCTCAGAGAGAAACTGGGCTTCTTCCGCTAA
- the LOC132110509 gene encoding calcium-binding protein P-like isoform X2, with protein sequence MADFSLADAIPDDVYSEASKTKHTNPSAPGNGAPPPTNPGWPGAAPGVPHFPSSGGPAQPTAPGFPQTGPSAPGSLPSGPGAPGQFPGAPAAPGGYPPGPGVPGQFPSNPGAPGQFPSMPGQFPPGGAPMPYPVPGQFPSPPGAPQGPYPNVPYPAGPSGPGMYSPGGPGAFPPDGAPGYGGGMFPPVPPGSWGTPGGGFPPQPGPTGGFGPGPMGPYEGPAAPGGMLPPYRPPYF encoded by the exons ATGGCAGACTTTTCG CTTGCTGATGCAATCCCAGATGATGTTTATAGTGAAGCATCAAAAACTAAGCACACCAATCCATCAGCTCCTGGAAATGGGGCTCCGCCACCCACTAATCCTGGCTGGCCTGGGGCGGCCCCTGGTGTCCCTCATTTCCCATCCTCAGGAGGACCTGCCCAACCAACAGCACCTGGCTTCCCTCAGACTGGGCCGTCTGCCCCAGGTTCCCTTCCATCAGGCCCAGGAGCTCCGGGCCAATTTCCTGGAGCCCCTGCTGCCCCAGGTGGATACCCTCCAGGACCGGGCGTACCTGGACAGTTCCCCTCCAACCCTGGAGCTCCCGGACAGTTCCCCTCGATGCCAGGTCAGTTCCCACCAGGTGGGGCACCCATGCCATACCCCGTTCCTGGACAGTTCCCCTCCCCACCTGGGGCTCCACAGGGCCCATATCCAAACGTGCCTTACCCAGCTGGTCCATCTGGGCCTGGCATGTACAGCCCAGGAGGCCCTGGTGCCTTTCCACCAGATGGAGCCCCGGGATACGGAGGAGGAATGTTTCCCCCAGTTCCACCAGGGTCCTGGGGTACACCCGGAGGGGGCTTCCCTCCTCAACCTGGCCCAACAGGAGGCTTCGGGCCAGGACCCATGGGACCATACGAAGGGCCTGCAGCTCCAGGTGGAATGCTG CCACCATATAGACCACCATATTTTTGA
- the LOC132110509 gene encoding galectin-3-like isoform X1: protein MADFSLADAIPDDVYSEASKTKHTNPSAPGNGAPPPTNPGWPGAAPGVPHFPSSGGPAQPTAPGFPQTGPSAPGSLPSGPGAPGQFPGAPAAPGGYPPGPGVPGQFPSNPGAPGQFPSMPGQFPPGGAPMPYPVPGQFPSPPGAPQGPYPNVPYPAGPSGPGMYSPGGPGAFPPDGAPGYGGGMFPPVPPGSWGTPGGGFPPQPGPTGGFGPGPMGPYEGPAAPGGMLPLPYDLPLHAGIMPRLLITIVGEPVPGGNRFHVDFVRGHDVVFHFNPRFHENTIVRNTQLGGSWGPEEREGGFPFVQGRQFELKILVETDGFKVAVDGMHLLEFEHRTGGMEDVTRLHIEGDLILFSAVPSMI, encoded by the exons ATGGCAGACTTTTCG CTTGCTGATGCAATCCCAGATGATGTTTATAGTGAAGCATCAAAAACTAAGCACACCAATCCATCAGCTCCTGGAAATGGGGCTCCGCCACCCACTAATCCTGGCTGGCCTGGGGCGGCCCCTGGTGTCCCTCATTTCCCATCCTCAGGAGGACCTGCCCAACCAACAGCACCTGGCTTCCCTCAGACTGGGCCGTCTGCCCCAGGTTCCCTTCCATCAGGCCCAGGAGCTCCGGGCCAATTTCCTGGAGCCCCTGCTGCCCCAGGTGGATACCCTCCAGGACCGGGCGTACCTGGACAGTTCCCCTCCAACCCTGGAGCTCCCGGACAGTTCCCCTCGATGCCAGGTCAGTTCCCACCAGGTGGGGCACCCATGCCATACCCCGTTCCTGGACAGTTCCCCTCCCCACCTGGGGCTCCACAGGGCCCATATCCAAACGTGCCTTACCCAGCTGGTCCATCTGGGCCTGGCATGTACAGCCCAGGAGGCCCTGGTGCCTTTCCACCAGATGGAGCCCCGGGATACGGAGGAGGAATGTTTCCCCCAGTTCCACCAGGGTCCTGGGGTACACCCGGAGGGGGCTTCCCTCCTCAACCTGGCCCAACAGGAGGCTTCGGGCCAGGACCCATGGGACCATACGAAGGGCCTGCAGCTCCAGGTGGAATGCTG ccaTTGCCGTATGATCTTCCGCTGCATGCGGGGATAATGCCCCGTCTCCTGATTACAATAGTGGGTGAGCCAGTTCCAGGAGGAAACAG GTTCCATGTAGATTTTGTGAGGGGGCATGATGTGGTTTTCCATTTCAACCCTCGTTTCCATGAGAACACCATCGTACGGAACACACAGCTCGGGGGCAGCTGGGGTCctgaggagagggagggaggctTTCCCTTTGTACAGGGCAGACAGTTCGAG CTGAAGATCCTGGTGGAGACAGACGGGTTTAAAGTGGCCGTTGATGGCATGCATCTGCTGGAGTTTGAGCACAGAACAGGCGGGATGGAGGATGTCACTCGCCTGCACATAGAGGGAGACCTTATTCTGTTCAGTGCAGTCCCCAGCATGATCTAA
- the LOC132110513 gene encoding synaptojanin-2-binding protein-like: MNGSSHSAPSVVEMTLKRGPAGLGFNIVGGVDQQYIMNDSGIYVARIKEDGAAALDGRLQEGDKIIAINGQNLDNLSHGAAVELFRSAGEEVHLRVQQGLNLQNGPTSSRADGESSSAFSTWTMYTVVALAVIAAGFMAYKRLRLHPRASRGPF, encoded by the exons ATGAACGGTTCCTCACACAGCGCGCCGAGTGTTGTAGAAATGACGCTGAAAAGAGGCCCGGCTG GTCTGGGGTTTAATATAGTGGGTGGAGTTGACCAGCAGTATATTATGAATGACAGTGGAATCTATGTGGCAAGAATCAAAGAAGATGGAGCAGCTGCACTGGATGGACGTCTGCAGGAGGGAGACAAAATTATTGCG ataaatGGACAGAATTTGGACAATCTGTCTCACGGTGCAGCAGTGGAGCTGTTTCGGTCTGCAGGAGAGGAAGTGCATCTTCGAGTACAGCAGGGA CTAAACCTGCAGAACGGCCCCACCAGCTCTCGTGCCGATGGAGAATCTTCATCTGCTTTCAGCACATGGACAATGTATACTGTAGTCGCCTTGGCAGTAATAGCAGCAGGTTTCATGGCTTACAAACGCCTACGCTTGCATCCCCGGGCGTCACGAGGCCCATTTTAA